CCCCAACCGGGTGAAACCTTGCATTCAAGTAGCAGTAGTATTGGCGCTGGCGGCAAAGGGGCAAACCAAGCTTATGCTGCGGCTAAAAATGGTGCCCATATTACCTTTATGACTAAAATTGGTACTGATCAATTTAGTCAATTTGCGCGCCAACACCTCAACAGTACCGGCATAGACAACACGATTATCCTCGAGTCATCAACTAGCCCGACAGGTACCGCGATGATTTACGTTAGTGAACAAGCTGGCGAGAATATGATTGCGGTCAACGAAGGCGCAAACATGACGCTGACCGATGATGAAATACACTCAGCCAAACACCATATTGTTAGTGCACAATTATTTTTAACCCAGCTTGAAACCAATTTTGATGCTATCAAGCTCGCGATGAGCATTGCCAAAGACAATGGCGCAAAAGTGATCCTCAATCCGGCGCCGTATCATCAGAGAACTCTCGAGTTATTACCTTTGGTTGATATGATCACCCCTAATGAAACAGAAGCTTCGTTAATGACAGGAATCGAAGTAACCAATCTAGACAGTGCTAAGCAGGCCGCGATTGCAATACATGCCTTAGGCGTAACATCGGTAGTCATCACTCTCGGATCTGATGGGGTATTACTTTATGAAAATGATCACTTCACCCTGCTAGATGCACTAAAAAGCGCGGTTGTTGATACCACTGGTGCAGGCGATGCTTTTAATGGCGCTTTAGTCGCTGAGCTTGCTAGAGGCAGTACACTGCATCAGGCCGCTAAATATGCCAACGCTTATGCGTCACTCGCTGTTGAGCGCCTCGGCGCAGCAAATATGCCAGACGGCTCACTTGTCGCAGCAAGACTT
The nucleotide sequence above comes from Shewanella sp. Arc9-LZ. Encoded proteins:
- the rbsK gene encoding ribokinase; the encoded protein is MKKLSRNERLAVILKLLSMHKKLSNQKISTLLAVTAKTVRCDLVQLEKDGLVKRIHGGVCQSEGANIKKYSLDAMLAELLDRSILNDSNELDSNQGRLIKMKHNVFVLGSFNVDIVAKLARFPQPGETLHSSSSSIGAGGKGANQAYAAAKNGAHITFMTKIGTDQFSQFARQHLNSTGIDNTIILESSTSPTGTAMIYVSEQAGENMIAVNEGANMTLTDDEIHSAKHHIVSAQLFLTQLETNFDAIKLAMSIAKDNGAKVILNPAPYHQRTLELLPLVDMITPNETEASLMTGIEVTNLDSAKQAAIAIHALGVTSVVITLGSDGVLLYENDHFTLLDALKSAVVDTTGAGDAFNGALVAELARGSTLHQAAKYANAYASLAVERLGAANMPDGSLVAARLNA